Within Gambusia affinis linkage group LG01, SWU_Gaff_1.0, whole genome shotgun sequence, the genomic segment AAAGAACATGTCATAAAGCACATTCAGCTTCATCCTCAGTGTGTGGTACAGAACAGGATTTCAGCTTGGAACAGCAACTGAACATCTGTTTACAtcgcagctgcagctggctGAACTGGGCCTTCATTTCCTCACTAAAATACATGTAAATCAGAGGATTGAGAGCACTGTTCAGGCTCACCAGACCACGACTTACATGACGCAGAGTAAAGACTTCATCATACCACGAGGGGCACGGTGGGTGCTTAAAACCCAGATATTTGGCATAGACGCTGAGGTTCTTGAACACAAGGTAAGGGGTGTAACAAAGCAAGAAGAGAAGAGACAAAACAACCAAAGGTTTTAAGATTTTTCGCTTATGGTTCTTATTCATCATATTTGAGCGGTGGATGACAAGAGCCACATGTCCATAGCAGCCCACAATGATGGCGAAAGGGATGCAGAATCCAAAGATTGTCCAGATGAGGTTGTATATAAAGTATCCCTCGATGTGTGCTTCATCAGTGGCAGGAAGACATTTGTCAGTGTTGTTCCCTGATTGTTTGGGGTAGATTATGTCTGAAAGACTTCCAAcactcaccagaatccacacCAGGACAGAGATGACCACAGAGTGAGTCTTAGATAATTTTCTCAtcactctgattggctggacgATGGCCAGGTACCGGTACACACTGATACTGGTGATGAATCCGATGCTGCCgtataaattcagtttaaagcAGAATCTTGTTACCTTGCAGAAAGGTTCTCCAAAGGTCCATGTAATCTTATTAAAGTAGTACACAATCAGAAAGGGGCGagtgagcaaaaacaacagGTTCGTTAGTCCGAGGTTCAGAAAAAAGATGTTAATAATCCGAAGTTTCTTCCAGTTATTCACCAAGCAAATCAATCCACAAGCATTCAGGATCAATCCAACAGCAAATGTAAAGACGTAAAAAATAGGGAGTACATTGTTATCAGCCAGTAATTCCTCATCCACTGTGTTACAGTTGTGTGTACTCATTTTGCCTTCCAGAAACAAGTCCCGTCTGTTCTTCTCTTCTGACGCTCCGCTCACAAAATAAGGAAGAAAGCAACCTAAATAGCTTCGTCTTTGAATAACAGTTAAGCCACAGACAAGCCCAACAGCCTTTCTGACAAAAGCAGCATAATAGCACAGAAAATACCTGAACTCTAAGAGGGCGTTAACTTTGATTCCAAGAACATGTCTGGTTTCACAACTTAAGTATGGCTTCCAGCCCAAACTTTTAACCAATCATGCTGCTTCCACAAAACGACTAGCACATAAAAGAAAGAGACACAAATAATTGAATGATACGTCATTTTCAGATGCCTTAGGATATCAGAATTTCTGACCAACTTCCCCTGCATTAAAATTTCCAGCTTAAAAATCAGAGTACAAGTGAAGAGTTCaataatgtgtttgtgtgcattcATGACACCCTATTTCTTAATAAATCATTGCCACACAATGTACTTTAAAACCTCTTCCAGCAAAAACTTTGGTGTTGTAATACATAAAACTTGTTAAACCCCATATTATGAAGCCATACCCAAACAAAATTAAAGGGAAGAATGATTCaggaattattattaaaagacaaaaatgcaaatCCAGCATAACCCTAGGAGAAGCTGCAACCCAGGGAAAAATGACCAAACCAGTTGTTGGGTTGGGAAGGAAATCACTTTTTGACaccattttaatgaaaacattctttgaaaattgcattttgtcttTACTCAggatatatttgtgttttactacattttattattatgtgtTTGATGATCACAATTTGACTGTGGCAataaagaaagaacagaaaaaatagataaaaaaaagataaatactttttcaaaaatctatAACTTTCACCATGTGTGGAtaggaacaaaaaacaacaatgaattcaataaaatgtattaaaaagaCTTTCATACTTCTCAAATTATTACTCCAGTACAGCAGTGATAGTgaaactggttttatttaacttcttatgtaaatgttaattttctagCTTGCAGCAGAACGAGTTAGACGCATTCAAAGAATGCTGAACTGAACAAAAATTTCACTCAAGACATggtcagctaaaaaaaaaaaaaaaaacatgtcataaAGCACATTCAGCTTCATCCTCAGTGTGTGGTACAGAACTGGATTTCATCTTGGAGTCGCTGAAATCCAGCTGTTTACATCGCAACAGTAAACAACTGAACATCTGTTTACATCACCGCTGCAGCTGGCTGACCTGGGCCTTCATTTCCTCattaaaatacatgtaaatCAGAGGATTGAGAGCACTGTTCAGGCTCACCAGACCACGACTTACATGACGCAGAGTAAAGACTTCATCATACCACGAGGGGCACGGTGGGTACTTAAAACCCAGATATTTGGCATAGACGCTGAGGTTCTtgatttttgccaaaagtgatttttttctctctaaaacaACTGTTGGAAAGATAAAGGTGGGGACTTTTTTGTGtgccaaaatcacttttttcaaaactggacttaggccattattttaagGAAGGTGACAAAATTCTTACTGTGTTGCATCTTGGGTTGAGAGACCAAAtccttttctttcaaagaaCAAGTCCATGCATGCCTAAAATCTCCCAAAACATTGTATGAAATGTGTTGTCAACTGTTAAAGTGAACTTTGGGCCACAATTCCTGTCATAATGTGTTGCACAAATTCAACACTAATATTCATTCACCAGTAGAAACAGCACTGTGATATGAGAATGACAGCATCATCAATTATCTCTCTTCAAAAGAAACTAAGGTTTTTGTAGAGATTTGACTACAATATCCAAGGCAAGTCTAGTTTGCATAGTTCATTTAGTTTGTGtcccattctacgtggtcacgtgcgtggccgtctcacaaacacaagcttcctgttagctaaaTACAGCATAATGGaagtactgatacaacttctacaccttgaagcctgtctgctacacagtcttagcTAGACAAATCAATATGCAGTGTTTACTGTATCTgtcatacactaaagattttattttagcagaaaaggttttggactaaactgttactcgtgttagcccctctagcaccaagtacagctggtcaatcaaccatcgctgggTTCAGggaataataatatttatttattaaccatatgtatttctaataaccctgaaataaatatcaagcctggaaacttgatatcataacggactgaatgttatgatttttttaacataatctttgctcgtcttgcggggcgcaggtggttgccacggtaacaggtgtgcttaaactacaaagagagagagagtaaaaaggtaggagtggtatTGAGTtaatcacctgttcgggttattttacctttgtttacctttgctgtggctcattacagctgctgtagtttctaaacgttggactaattacctcgttcgtttgtgagtttacgtcattcacaacaaacatcaaatacaacaaatagatttcataaaattttaacaaacaaattgCTGCTACCGCGGttattatgtgaaattaaattaattatatcaacttcagaagatttgcttttaccttaacagagctgtttggttcctcctatcagtctgtagcttctcatattgaggtcatcaaaccgaATTTCAGATccaccataactgactgacacctgctggcctcaggtttgcaaccagcttgtgactgagaaaccagtaactagtgatgggctatctgaagccaggcttcgaggcttgtaccgagtaataagggggcgtgtccgatgaagccccgcttcgaggcttgtgtAGTCTtgttgaaaaccacgtgactggcaacaaacgaggcctcGTGTAACCTTCTTGTTGGTTGTCACCTAATGTGTTATGAACATAAACAATGTGACTCCACACAACTGGTCCACAGCTCCACCAGCGCTCCTCAGaactctgg encodes:
- the LOC122835113 gene encoding P2Y purinoceptor 1-like; this encodes MSTHNCNTVDEELLADNNVLPIFYVFTFAVGLILNACGLICLVNNWKKLRIINIFFLNLGLTNLLFLLTRPFLIVYYFNKITWTFGEPFCKVTRFCFKLNLYGSIGFITSISVYRYLAIVQPIRVMRKLSKTHSVVISVLVWILVSVGSLSDIIYPKQSGNNTDKCLPATDEAHIEGYFIYNLIWTIFGFCIPFAIIVGCYGHVALVIHRSNMMNKNHKRKILKPLVVLSLLFLLCYTPYLVFKNLSVYAKYLGFKHPPCPSWYDEVFTLRHVSRGLVSLNSALNPLIYMYFSEEMKAQFSQLQLRCKQMFSCCSKLKSCSVPHTEDEAECAL